In one Lolium rigidum isolate FL_2022 chromosome 3, APGP_CSIRO_Lrig_0.1, whole genome shotgun sequence genomic region, the following are encoded:
- the LOC124699788 gene encoding probable alpha-glucosidase Os06g0675700, with protein MGSSSANHVALLAFLVCLLPHCGSAKQHSGYDVVSVAETGNRLSAGLKLVGGTTKFGPDVKRLSLSASMETDSRLHVRITDADHARWEVPRDVVPRPALQDVLVEPTARHAALPSTHTLSSASSDLTFTIHTAPFRFTVTRRSTGDILFDTSATLVFKDRYLEVTSALPAGRSSLYGLGEHTKRTFRLQHNDSFTLWNEDLGRSDQLDLNLYGSHPFYMDVRSPSGAAHGVLLLNSNGMDIHYGGSSITYKVIGGVLDFYFFAGPSPLAVVDQYTQFIGRPAPMPYWSFGYHQCRYGYKNVEALEDVVAGYAKAKIPLEAMWTDIDYMDGYQDFTLDPVNYPAKRLRPFVDRLHSNGQKYVVILDPEVKRSATPDEKDVFLQWNGSTLVGEVWPGEVYFPDFMSPRGAEYWERKISEFRRTIPVDGLWCDMNEPANFRDMPTLNALDDPPYRINNAGVHRDINNHSVPVSATHYNGVSEYDAHNLFGFLEARATHDGLLRDTKRRPFVLSRSTFVGSGRYAAHWTGDNDARWDEMRHSINTILSFGLFGIPMIGSDICGFTGNSSQELCSRWIQLGAFYPFMRGHSEKKTIRREFYLWESTARSARKSFGTRYRLLPYFYTLMYEAHTTGAPMVRPLFFSYPHDANTYGVDRQFLFGPGLLVSPVMEPGATTVDAYFPAGRWFSIYDYSLAVATRTGKRVTLPALADAANVHVAGGSILPTQQPALTTSRARQTEFRLLLALAENGTAKGELFLDDGESPEMGGARSKWTLVRFSCDRESKGGITMRSHVVHNTYAPSRKLAIGKVVFMGLQSPAAPKVFVNGVQLKAAGIMYGRNGVLTVSGLSLVVGEKFEINVVM; from the exons ATGGGCTCGTCTTCAGCTAACCACGTGGCGCTCCTCGCCTTCCTCGTCTGCCTCCTCCCTCATTGCGGCTCTGCGAAGCAGCACTCGGGCTATGACGTCGTGTCGGTGGCCGAGACCGGGAACCGGCTATCGGCTGGGCTGAAGCTTGTAGGCGGGACGACGAAATTCGGGCCTGATGTGAAGAGGCTCAGCCTAAGTGCAAG CATGGAGACGGACAGCAGGCTCCACGTACGCATCACCGACGCCGACCATGCGCGATGGGAGGTCCCCCGGGACGTCGTCCCGCGGCCGGCGCTGCAGGACGTCTTGGTCGAGCCAACGGCAAGACATGCCGCCTTGCCGAGCACCCACACCCTCTCCAGCGCGTCCTCGGACCTCACCTTCACCATCCACACCGCCCCGTTCCGGTTCACGGTCACCCGCCGCTCCACCGGCGACATCCTCTTCGACACATCCGCCACCCTCGTCTTCAAGGACCG GTACCTGGAGGTTACGTCGGCGCTGCCGGCGGGTCGGTCATCCCTGTACGGGCTGGGCGAGCACACGAAGCGGACATTCCGGCTCCAGCACAACGACTCGTTCACGCTGTGGAACGAGGACCTGGGGAGGTCGGACCAGCTGGACCTCAACCTCTACGGCTCGCACCCGTTCTACATGGACGTGCGCTCCCCCAGCGGCGCTGCCCacggcgtgctcctcctcaacagCAACGGGATGGACATACACTACGGGGGTTCCTCCATCACCTACAAGGTCATCGGCGGCGTGCTCGACTTCTACTTCTTCGCCGGTCCATCcccgctcgccgtcgtcgaccagtACACCCAATTCATCGGCCGCCCCGCCCCCATGCCATACTGGTCATTTG GGTACCACCAGTGCAGGTATGGGTACAAGAACGTGGAAGCCCTGGAGGACGTGGTGGCCGGCTACGCCAAGGCCAAGATCCCGCTGGAGGCCATGTGGACAGACATCGACTACATGGACGGCTACCAGGACTTCACGCTGGATCCGGTGAACTACCCGGCCAAACGGCTCCGCCCCTTCGTCGACCGGCTTCACAGCAACGGCCAGAAGTACGTGGTCATCCTAGACCCGGAGGTCAAAAGGAGCGCGACGCCCGACGAGAAGGACGTGTTCCTCCAGTGGAACGGCAGCACCCTGGTGGGCGAGGTGTGGCCAGGCGAGGTCTACTTCCCCGACTTCATGAGCCCGCGCGGCGCCGAGTACTGGGAGAGGAAGATCTCCGAGTTCCGCCGGACCATCCCCGTCGACGGCCTCTGGTGCGACATGAACGAGCCGGCCAACTTCAGGGACATGCCGACGCTCAACGCGCTGGACGACCCGCCCTACCGCATCAACAACGCCGGCGTGCACCGCGACATCAACAACCATTCGGTGCCGGTCTCGGCGACACACTACAACggcgtctccgagtacgacgcgcacAACCTCTTCGGCTTCCTCGAGGCGCGGGCCACGCACGACGGGCTGCTCAGGGACACGAAGCGCCGTCCCTTCGTGCTCAGCCGCTCCACCTTCGTCGGCTCCGGCCGCTACGCCGCGCACTGGACGGGCGACAACGACGCGCGGTGGGACGAGATGCGGCACTCCATCAACACCATCCTCAGCTTCGGCCTCTTCGGCATCCCCATGATCGGGTCCGACATCTGCGGGTTCACCGGCAACTCGAGCCAGGAGCTGTGCAGCCGGTGGATTCAGCTCGGTGCCTTCTACCCGTTCATGAGGGGCCACTCGGAGAAGAAGACCATCCGGCGGGAGTTCTACCTGTGGGAGTCGACGGCGAGGTCCGCGAGGAAGTCGTTCGGGACGCGGTACAGGCTGCTGCCCTACTTCTACACGCTCATGTACGAGGCGCACACGACGGGGGCGCCCATGGTGCGCCCGCTCTTCTTCTCCTACCCGCACGACGCCAACACCTACGGCGTGGACAGGCAGTTTCTGTTCGGCCCCGGCCTTCTCGTTTCTCCGGTGATGGAGCCTGGCGCGACCACCGTCGACGCATACTTCCCGGCCGGGCGGTGGTTCAGCATCTACGACTACTCCCTCGCCGTCGCCACGCGGACCGGCAAGCGCGTGACGCTCCCGGCGCTAGCGGACGCGGCGAACGTGCACGTGGCAGGCGGCAGCATCTTGCCGACGCAGCAGCCGGCGCTGACCACGTCGCGTGCGCGCCAAACCGAGTTCCGCCTCCTCCTGGCGCTGGCGGAGAATGGCACGGCCAAGGGGGAGCTATTCTTGGACGACGGCGAGTCCCCGGAGATGGGCGGGGCGAGAAGCAAGTGGACCCTTGTGAGATTCAGCTGCGATAGGGAGAGCAAGGGCGGCATCACGATGAGGTCGCATGTGGTGCACAACACGTACGCGCCAAGCCGGAAGCTGGCCATCGGTAAGGTGGTCTTCATGGGGCTCCAGTCGCCGGCGGCACCAAAGGTCTTTGTCAACGGCGTTCAGCTGAAGGCAGCTGGCATCATGTACGGGAGGAATGGAGTGCTCACCGTCAGTGGCCTGTCCCTGGTCGTCGGAGAGAAGTTCGAGATCAATGTCGTCATGTAA